A genomic window from Pseudomonadales bacterium includes:
- the pstB gene encoding phosphate ABC transporter ATP-binding protein PstB: MSEQASKEVTAAGQPALADISLHVEDLSLFYGESQALTSICMEIPSKEVTAFIGPSGCGKSTLLRCFNRMNDLIDGVRTTGQILLEGQDIFAPEVEVAQLRRRVGMVFQRPNPFPKTIYENVAYGLRIQGAPPKSELDDIVEWALRSAALWDEVKDRLKESALGLSGGQQQRLVIARAVAVRPSVLLLDEPASALDPISTLKIEELIHQLKSDYTIVIVTHNMQQAARVSDNTAFLYLGELVEFGGTDQVFTNPEKQRTEDYITGRYG, from the coding sequence ATGAGTGAACAAGCCAGCAAAGAAGTCACCGCCGCCGGGCAGCCGGCACTGGCTGACATCAGCCTGCACGTGGAAGATCTGTCGCTTTTCTACGGAGAGTCGCAGGCGTTGACCAGCATCTGCATGGAAATCCCGAGCAAGGAGGTTACCGCCTTCATCGGACCTTCCGGGTGCGGGAAGTCGACCCTGCTGCGCTGCTTCAATCGCATGAACGATCTGATCGACGGGGTCCGCACCACCGGACAGATCCTCCTCGAGGGACAGGACATTTTCGCACCGGAGGTGGAAGTTGCCCAGTTGCGCCGGCGGGTGGGAATGGTTTTCCAGCGCCCCAACCCGTTTCCGAAAACCATTTACGAAAACGTTGCCTACGGTTTGCGCATTCAGGGTGCCCCGCCGAAAAGCGAACTCGACGATATCGTGGAATGGGCACTGAGAAGCGCGGCACTCTGGGACGAAGTCAAGGACCGGCTCAAGGAGTCGGCCCTGGGGCTTTCCGGTGGCCAGCAGCAGCGTCTGGTGATCGCACGGGCCGTTGCGGTCCGGCCATCGGTGCTGCTGCTCGACGAACCGGCTTCAGCCCTGGACCCCATATCAACCCTGAAAATTGAGGAGCTGATCCACCAGTTGAAGTCTGACTACACTATAGTGATTGTCACACACAACATGCAGCAGGCTGCTAGAGTGTCTGATAACACCGCTTTCCTGTATCTGGGTGAACTGGTGGAGTTCGGGGGGACTGATCAGGTTTTCACGAATCCGGAAAAACAACGAACAGAGGATTACATCACTGGTCGATACGGCTGA
- a CDS encoding SDR family oxidoreductase: MDVQGAVAIVTGSSSGVGAACARQLAEKGCHLVINYANNAAGAQETSAACRAFGVETEVVRADVSKDEDCRRLAAAAEERWGRIDALVNNAGTTKFCDHADLEGLDKQDFLDIYSVNTVGAYQMTRAVAGAMRRGGRGAIVNVASIAGVMGVGSSIAYAASKGAMITMGLSLARVLGPEIRVNTVCPGFIQGDWLEQGMGKERYARTKAHLEQTTPLQKTATPDTVAEGILYFITGGDVVTGETLLMDGGYHLNQMPFARR; the protein is encoded by the coding sequence ATGGACGTTCAGGGTGCCGTCGCCATAGTCACTGGTTCATCTTCCGGGGTGGGGGCGGCCTGCGCGCGGCAGCTCGCCGAAAAGGGCTGCCATCTGGTCATCAACTATGCGAACAATGCCGCGGGTGCGCAGGAGACGAGTGCCGCCTGCCGGGCGTTCGGCGTGGAGACAGAAGTGGTCCGGGCGGATGTCTCGAAGGACGAAGACTGCCGCCGCCTGGCTGCGGCGGCAGAAGAACGCTGGGGGCGGATAGACGCGCTGGTGAACAATGCCGGCACCACCAAATTCTGTGATCACGCGGATCTCGAAGGCCTGGATAAACAGGATTTTCTGGACATCTATTCGGTGAATACTGTCGGCGCCTATCAGATGACGCGCGCAGTGGCTGGCGCCATGCGCCGCGGCGGACGCGGGGCCATCGTCAATGTGGCATCTATCGCAGGTGTGATGGGGGTGGGCAGTTCCATCGCCTACGCGGCTTCGAAAGGCGCGATGATCACCATGGGACTGTCACTGGCCCGGGTACTGGGTCCTGAGATCCGGGTGAACACGGTATGCCCCGGTTTCATTCAGGGGGACTGGCTCGAGCAGGGGATGGGGAAGGAACGCTATGCCCGCACCAAGGCCCATCTGGAACAGACGACCCCGCTGCAGAAGACGGCAACCCCGGACACGGTGGCGGAAGGGATTCTTTATTTCATCACTGGCGGCGATGTGGTGACCGGAGAAACGCTGCTGATGGACGGTGGCTACCATCTCAACCAGATGCCATTTGCCCGCAGGTGA
- the phoU gene encoding phosphate signaling complex protein PhoU has translation MNKHISEQYDSELDSARSLFMEIGGLVEQQVHKACQSLFTHDAELADAVKKGDRRINKLEINVDELCVHIIARRQPAATDLRTLISIMKASTDLERIGDEAKRISKMAKAISHLEFPKDQYSDVRAMSEQVHEMLAKVLDAFARLSPDKALEVIDADEAVDEAYDAIVRERGLDMMKEPTEIQRSLNVIWIARALERIGDHCKNISEYIVYLIKGLDVRHTDDVAAAVSNR, from the coding sequence ATGAATAAGCACATATCCGAGCAGTACGACAGCGAACTTGACAGCGCACGCAGTCTCTTCATGGAGATTGGTGGACTGGTGGAGCAGCAGGTGCACAAGGCCTGCCAGTCGCTCTTCACCCACGACGCAGAGCTGGCCGATGCGGTGAAGAAAGGCGACCGCAGGATCAACAAACTCGAAATCAACGTCGATGAACTCTGTGTGCACATCATTGCCCGGCGTCAGCCGGCTGCCACCGATCTGCGCACCCTCATCTCAATCATGAAAGCGAGCACCGACCTGGAGCGCATCGGCGATGAAGCCAAGCGCATTTCGAAAATGGCCAAGGCCATTTCCCATCTCGAGTTCCCGAAGGATCAGTACAGCGACGTTCGGGCCATGTCCGAACAGGTGCACGAGATGCTCGCCAAAGTGCTCGATGCATTCGCACGACTGAGTCCGGACAAAGCACTCGAAGTGATCGACGCCGACGAAGCGGTGGATGAAGCCTACGACGCAATCGTTCGTGAGCGGGGGCTCGACATGATGAAGGAGCCCACGGAAATACAGCGATCACTGAACGTCATCTGGATCGCCCGGGCCCTGGAGCGGATTGGCGATCACTGCAAGAACATCAGTGAGTACATCGTCTATCTCATCAAGGGACTCGACGTACGCCACACAGACGATGTGGCCGCTGCAGTATCGAACCGGTAG